The following are from one region of the Bradyrhizobium septentrionale genome:
- a CDS encoding hydrogenase 4 subunit F, translating into MNVHSFDPVAAVLLIPIGSAALLAILPGYRLTAQLNVVASLATFLSALSLFVIERPPPGPYVLVDDLNIVFIVLNTFVGFTTSIFSASYIAHELETGRLTPVYLRFYHAMYQTMMFGMNLAFVSNNIGLMWVAVEIATLTTVLMVGIYRTHAALEAAWKYFILGSVGIAFALFGTILVYMAARPIVGEGQDGMIWSMLIEHAANFDPALLNVAFVFLILGYGTKVGLAPLHAWLPDAHAEGPTPISAVLSGLLLNVALYALLRFKILLAANPAAIAPGPLMVTMGLLSLVFAAFMLYRRRDIKRLFAYSSIEHMGIIVFAFGMGGPLANFAGLLHMVMHSLTKSAIFFAVGHISQIKGTQRISRIRGLTATHPALGWGLVMGVVAIAGMPPLGLFMSEFLIVSSTFARQPLLAIVLVFGLLLAFGALMLRLTSVAFGEPRGSTKSAEASYVPMFAHLSLVLMAGLYLPAPLVVWFQHVARILG; encoded by the coding sequence ATGAATGTGCATTCCTTCGACCCGGTGGCGGCCGTCCTTCTGATCCCGATCGGCTCGGCGGCGTTGCTGGCCATATTGCCGGGCTACCGGCTGACGGCGCAGTTGAACGTCGTCGCGAGCTTGGCGACATTTCTTTCGGCCCTCTCGTTGTTCGTCATCGAACGTCCGCCGCCGGGGCCGTACGTGCTTGTCGACGATCTCAACATCGTCTTCATCGTGCTCAATACATTCGTGGGATTTACGACCAGCATCTTCAGCGCCAGCTATATCGCGCATGAACTGGAAACTGGTCGGTTGACACCGGTCTATTTGCGTTTTTATCACGCGATGTATCAAACCATGATGTTCGGCATGAACCTTGCGTTCGTATCGAACAATATCGGCCTGATGTGGGTCGCGGTGGAAATTGCGACGCTCACCACGGTGCTGATGGTCGGCATCTATCGTACTCACGCCGCTCTGGAAGCGGCATGGAAATATTTCATTCTGGGCAGTGTCGGAATAGCGTTTGCCCTGTTCGGCACGATCCTCGTTTACATGGCGGCGCGTCCGATCGTGGGCGAGGGCCAAGACGGCATGATCTGGAGCATGCTAATCGAACACGCCGCGAATTTCGATCCTGCTCTTCTCAACGTCGCTTTCGTATTCCTGATTCTTGGCTACGGGACCAAAGTTGGCCTTGCGCCGCTGCATGCCTGGCTGCCCGACGCGCACGCCGAGGGTCCGACGCCGATTTCGGCCGTGCTGTCGGGTCTGCTGTTGAATGTCGCGCTCTATGCCCTGTTGCGCTTCAAGATACTGCTTGCGGCAAATCCGGCGGCAATTGCTCCGGGGCCTCTGATGGTGACGATGGGCCTGCTTTCGCTCGTGTTCGCTGCGTTCATGCTGTACCGCCGGCGCGACATCAAGCGACTGTTCGCCTATTCCTCGATCGAACACATGGGCATCATCGTCTTTGCATTCGGAATGGGCGGACCGCTGGCTAACTTCGCCGGGCTTCTGCATATGGTGATGCACAGCCTCACCAAGTCGGCGATATTCTTCGCTGTCGGCCACATCTCTCAGATCAAGGGAACGCAGCGGATTAGCAGGATCCGGGGCTTGACCGCGACCCATCCGGCACTCGGTTGGGGTCTGGTGATGGGCGTCGTCGCGATCGCCGGCATGCCGCCGCTCGGACTCTTCATGAGCGAATTCTTGATCGTAAGCTCGACTTTTGCACGTCAGCCTTTGCTCGCGATCGTACTGGTATTTGGGCTGCTGCTGGCGTTCGGCGCATTGATGTTGCGCCTGACGAGCGTCGCGTTCGGCGAGCCTCGCGGTAGCACCAAGTCTGCCGAAGCTTCATATGTACCGATGTTTGCGCACCTTTCATTGGTCCTGATGGCGGGACTCTATCTTCCCGCGCCGCTTGTCGTCTGGTTCCAGCATGTGGCTCGCATTTTAGGATAG
- a CDS encoding NADH-quinone oxidoreductase subunit C, with protein sequence MPSLIDLMLEGRKVQQHGPWPRAIVDASVWTFAASELAHGRWSLLGLWGEPSMVHMSIMDEHTAEIATISLDCPDHSYPSVSKYHPPALRLERTVRDLFGLSAEGLPDTRPWLDHNRWGVRFPLGNRTIALPKASPYAFLPVEGDSLHQIAVGPVHAGIIEPGHFRFTASGETVVRLEQRLGYTHKGIEGLMTGANLERAAQLAGRVSGDSTVAYAFAFSRAAEAALELVVPDRAVWLRALVAELERLANHLGDIGAICNDASFALMHALCSVLRESVLRASHTAFGHRLMRDIVVPGGVTRDLDDEGKKAIQATLDNIRRRFPALVELYDNTASLQDRTVDTGVLKPALAKQYAAGGYVGRASGRSFDARRTLAYPPYDSLRFDVPVLNDGDVNARVWIRVREVEQSLLLIDQILDRLPEGPLGTHAGHRRETREGMAIVEGFRGDVLVWLRLRDGRVERCHMRDPSWFQWPLLEAAIEGNIVADFPLCNKSFNCSYSGQDI encoded by the coding sequence ATGCCATCGCTGATCGATCTCATGCTAGAGGGCCGCAAGGTTCAGCAACACGGCCCGTGGCCGCGAGCTATAGTCGATGCTTCGGTTTGGACATTTGCGGCAAGCGAATTGGCGCACGGACGCTGGAGCCTACTCGGCCTTTGGGGAGAACCCTCAATGGTGCACATGTCGATCATGGATGAACATACCGCAGAGATCGCCACGATCAGCCTGGATTGTCCTGATCACAGCTATCCTTCAGTCAGCAAGTACCACCCGCCGGCGCTTCGATTGGAGCGTACAGTCCGCGATTTGTTTGGATTGTCAGCGGAAGGCTTGCCCGATACTCGCCCGTGGCTCGATCACAACCGTTGGGGCGTACGTTTCCCATTGGGAAATCGCACCATCGCGCTGCCGAAGGCGTCGCCTTATGCCTTCCTGCCGGTAGAGGGTGACAGCCTGCATCAGATCGCTGTTGGTCCGGTTCACGCTGGGATTATCGAACCAGGACATTTTCGGTTTACGGCAAGCGGTGAGACCGTCGTCCGGCTGGAACAGCGGCTTGGATATACCCACAAGGGTATTGAGGGTCTCATGACCGGAGCCAATCTTGAACGGGCCGCGCAGCTCGCCGGACGCGTGTCAGGCGACAGCACAGTCGCCTATGCCTTTGCATTTTCGCGAGCCGCCGAAGCGGCCTTGGAGCTTGTCGTGCCCGATCGCGCGGTTTGGCTGCGGGCCTTGGTTGCCGAACTTGAGCGGCTTGCCAATCATCTCGGCGACATCGGTGCGATCTGCAACGACGCCTCCTTCGCACTGATGCATGCTCTTTGCAGCGTTTTGCGAGAGAGCGTTCTGCGCGCATCCCACACTGCATTCGGCCATCGATTGATGCGGGATATTGTAGTGCCCGGTGGCGTGACCCGTGACCTTGACGATGAAGGAAAAAAAGCTATCCAGGCGACGCTGGATAACATCCGCCGCCGGTTTCCTGCTTTGGTCGAGCTCTACGACAATACGGCATCGCTGCAGGACCGTACCGTCGATACCGGCGTGCTTAAGCCCGCATTGGCCAAGCAGTATGCCGCGGGAGGCTATGTCGGCCGCGCCTCCGGCCGCTCCTTCGATGCGCGCCGGACCTTGGCTTATCCACCTTACGACAGCCTGCGCTTTGACGTGCCTGTCCTGAATGACGGGGATGTCAACGCGCGCGTCTGGATCCGCGTGCGCGAGGTTGAACAGAGTCTTCTGCTGATCGACCAGATATTGGACCGACTTCCCGAAGGCCCGTTGGGAACGCATGCCGGGCATCGGCGGGAGACGCGGGAAGGCATGGCAATCGTCGAGGGATTCCGCGGCGACGTCCTGGTTTGGCTCCGCTTACGGGACGGCCGCGTCGAGCGATGTCACATGCGCGATCCGTCGTGGTTTCAATGGCCGCTCCTTGAAGCTGCAATCGAGGGCAACATCGTTGCGGATTTTCCGCTCTGCAACAAGTCGTTCAACTGCTCCTATTCGGGCCAAGACATCTAA